Proteins from a genomic interval of Actinoalloteichus hymeniacidonis:
- the ybeY gene encoding rRNA maturation RNase YbeY — translation MSIEIANESGVAVEETSIVAAARYALDRMGVSALAELSVLLVELEAMADLHERWMDLPGPTDVMAFPMDELDSARRPDTAASGPALLGDIVLCPEFAREQAKKAGHSLLDELHLLTVHGVLHLLGYDHAEPAEEREMFGLQNRLLADFRATSRDALATAARDDADSRVLGAVGLEGDGAEDEGGEPATSPGEPNR, via the coding sequence GTGAGTATCGAGATCGCCAACGAATCAGGCGTGGCGGTTGAGGAGACCTCCATCGTCGCCGCCGCTCGCTATGCACTGGATCGGATGGGCGTCAGCGCGCTCGCCGAGTTGTCGGTGCTGCTTGTCGAGCTGGAGGCGATGGCAGATCTGCATGAACGGTGGATGGACCTACCCGGTCCCACCGATGTGATGGCATTCCCCATGGACGAGCTCGACTCGGCACGCAGGCCCGACACCGCCGCCTCCGGGCCCGCGTTGCTCGGGGACATCGTGTTGTGTCCCGAGTTCGCTCGGGAACAGGCGAAGAAGGCCGGGCACAGCCTGCTCGACGAGTTGCACCTGCTGACCGTGCACGGCGTGCTGCACCTGCTGGGCTACGACCATGCCGAGCCCGCCGAGGAACGCGAGATGTTCGGGCTGCAGAACCGGCTGTTGGCCGATTTCCGGGCCACCTCGCGGGATGCGCTGGCCACGGCGGCCCGAGACGACGCCGACTCCCGGGTGCTCGGTGCGGTCGGGCTGGAAGGCGATGGTGCCGAGGACGAGGGTGGCGAGCCCGCCACCTCGCCGGGGGAACCGAATCGGTGA
- a CDS encoding DUF3592 domain-containing protein — translation MVTSEVRAASAVRPVSLRNGIVLVLAVLGLGGSAVIAYQLVGSYTCASSESAQCAGDTLLLDSAPITLGLFALLVVVGLIGGGRLAGLILPAASITAGGLAVAIWLWLPIGEQHPWLVGLAAGLLLIGIVLIGGRLAAGARARQRTADGVALMRIGTPVAGRISSVQVTDTEIRGAPLVLITVEYAGQDGALRTYVKERAVDVDHLPRTGDRTVVWYDPDAPERVEFAHSSEQGPLDQLVERVLGPGSNAPLPEARGPHGSA, via the coding sequence ATGGTGACCAGCGAGGTTCGCGCGGCTTCCGCCGTCCGGCCGGTTTCACTCCGTAACGGCATCGTCCTGGTGTTGGCGGTGCTCGGACTCGGCGGTTCCGCCGTAATCGCTTATCAACTGGTGGGTTCCTATACCTGTGCTTCCTCGGAATCGGCTCAGTGCGCTGGTGACACTCTGTTGCTGGATTCCGCGCCCATCACCCTCGGTTTGTTCGCGCTGCTGGTGGTCGTCGGTCTGATCGGCGGTGGCAGGCTCGCCGGGCTCATCCTGCCCGCAGCCTCGATCACTGCAGGCGGGCTGGCCGTGGCGATCTGGCTGTGGTTGCCGATCGGCGAGCAGCATCCCTGGCTCGTCGGACTGGCCGCCGGACTGCTGCTGATCGGCATCGTGCTGATCGGCGGCCGATTGGCTGCCGGGGCACGCGCGCGGCAGCGAACGGCCGACGGCGTCGCGTTGATGCGGATCGGCACCCCGGTGGCGGGGCGGATCTCCTCGGTCCAGGTGACCGACACCGAGATCAGGGGCGCACCACTCGTGTTGATCACTGTGGAGTACGCGGGTCAGGACGGCGCGCTGCGGACGTATGTCAAGGAACGGGCCGTCGACGTGGACCACCTGCCGCGAACCGGCGACCGCACCGTGGTCTGGTACGACCCCGATGCGCCGGAGCGGGTGGAATTCGCGCATTCCTCCGAGCAGGGGCCGCTGGATCAGCTGGTGGAACGGGTGCTGGGTCCGGGTTCGAACGCGCCGTTGCCGGAGGCGCGCGGGCCGCACGGGTCGGCGTAG
- the dnaJ gene encoding molecular chaperone DnaJ: MARDYYGLLGVSKDASADQLKRAYRKLARELHPDVNPDPAAQQRFREVTTAYEVLTDPKKRQVVDLGGDPLDNGGGRSGGGDPFAGFGGLGDIMDAFFGGNAGGQSRGPRSRMQQGSDALIKLRMTLEDCASGVSREITVDTAVLCDTCAGTGCQEDTTPSVCDTCAGKGEVQSVQRSFLGQVVTARPCPTCRGFGEVITDPCGQCSGEGRVRSRRTITVKIPAGVADGMRVRLSAQGEVGVGGGPAGDLYVEVDEVEHDTFTRDGSDLHCTLMLPMTSAALGTVLPLDTLDGTEEIRVEPGTQPGTRLLLTGQGMPRLRSNGRVSGRGDLHVHLDVVVPTRLDGRQTDLLRELAALRDEESELAANGNGRVNGGLFSRLRDSFGSR; encoded by the coding sequence GTGGCCAGGGACTACTACGGCTTGCTCGGCGTGAGCAAGGACGCCAGCGCGGATCAGCTCAAGCGGGCTTATCGGAAGCTGGCAAGGGAGCTACACCCAGACGTCAACCCGGACCCGGCTGCGCAGCAGCGGTTCAGGGAGGTCACCACCGCCTACGAGGTGCTGACGGACCCCAAGAAGCGGCAGGTCGTCGACCTCGGCGGCGATCCGTTGGACAACGGCGGCGGCCGCTCCGGCGGCGGGGACCCCTTCGCGGGCTTCGGTGGTCTCGGCGACATCATGGACGCGTTCTTCGGCGGCAACGCCGGTGGGCAGAGCCGGGGCCCGCGCAGCAGGATGCAGCAGGGTTCGGATGCGCTGATCAAGCTGCGGATGACCCTGGAGGACTGCGCCAGCGGCGTCAGCCGGGAGATCACCGTCGACACGGCTGTGTTGTGCGACACCTGCGCCGGGACCGGCTGCCAGGAGGACACCACCCCCTCGGTGTGTGACACCTGCGCCGGTAAGGGCGAGGTCCAGTCGGTGCAGCGCTCGTTCCTCGGCCAGGTCGTCACCGCTCGGCCCTGCCCCACCTGCCGTGGCTTCGGCGAGGTCATCACCGACCCCTGTGGCCAGTGCAGCGGCGAGGGCCGGGTGCGGTCCCGTCGGACGATCACGGTCAAGATCCCCGCGGGTGTCGCGGACGGCATGCGGGTGCGCCTGTCGGCCCAGGGTGAGGTCGGCGTCGGCGGTGGTCCCGCAGGCGACCTCTACGTCGAGGTCGACGAGGTCGAGCACGACACCTTCACCCGGGACGGCTCGGATCTGCACTGCACCCTGATGCTTCCGATGACCTCGGCGGCGCTGGGCACGGTCCTGCCGCTGGACACGCTGGACGGGACCGAGGAGATCCGGGTCGAACCCGGTACGCAACCCGGCACCCGCCTGCTGCTGACCGGCCAGGGGATGCCCAGGCTGCGCTCCAACGGCCGCGTCAGTGGTCGTGGCGACCTGCACGTGCATCTGGACGTCGTGGTGCCGACCCGGCTCGACGGCAGGCAGACCGACCTGCTGCGGGAACTGGCCGCGTTGCGCGACGAGGAATCCGAACTGGCCGCCAACGGCAACGGCCGGGTCAACGGCGGATTGTTCTCCCGGCTGCGCGACTCCTTCGGTTCCCGCTAG
- a CDS encoding hemolysin family protein, with protein MGSPFMMLSLAALLVVFAGAFAAADAALSTVSRARVDELVRSGRSGAKALAEVVTERPRHINLLLLLRLACELTATVLVTVVVVATFDSDGFAVLVAVLIMLVVSYVLVGVGPRTIGRQHPYGVGCLVAGPVRMLGKLLSPLARLLILLGNAITPGRGFREGPFSSEVELRELVDIAEERGVVEAGEREMIHSIFELGDAVVREVMVPRTEVIWIERDKSVRQAVALCLRTGYSRIPVIGESVDDIVGVVNIKDLVRSWSDGPLGDGSDTRVETLMRPVVLVPDSKRLVELLREMQVSRNHLAVAVDEYGGTAGLLTIEDILEEIVGEITDESDIGERPPVERLDEDSARVSARLPVTDLAELFDVEIDDHDVDTAGGLLAQRLGRVPLPGAETEVSGLRMRAEGGKDNRGRMRISTLLVSRLPRTKAADPDAEPEQVRTQERTTANG; from the coding sequence ATGGGGAGCCCCTTCATGATGTTGTCGTTGGCCGCGCTGCTGGTCGTCTTCGCGGGAGCCTTCGCCGCAGCCGACGCGGCGTTGAGCACGGTGTCCAGAGCGCGAGTGGACGAACTGGTCCGGTCGGGCCGCTCCGGGGCGAAGGCGTTGGCCGAGGTCGTCACCGAGCGCCCCCGCCACATCAACCTGTTGCTGCTGTTGCGGCTCGCCTGCGAGTTGACGGCGACGGTGCTGGTGACCGTCGTGGTGGTGGCGACCTTCGACTCCGACGGCTTCGCGGTGCTCGTCGCCGTGTTGATCATGCTAGTGGTGAGTTACGTCCTGGTGGGCGTCGGCCCGAGGACGATCGGTCGCCAGCACCCCTACGGCGTCGGCTGCCTGGTGGCCGGGCCGGTGCGGATGCTCGGCAAGCTGCTCAGCCCACTGGCCAGGTTGCTGATCCTGTTGGGTAACGCGATCACTCCGGGACGCGGTTTCCGCGAGGGTCCGTTCTCCTCCGAGGTGGAGCTGCGCGAGCTGGTCGACATCGCCGAGGAGCGCGGTGTCGTCGAGGCGGGCGAGCGCGAGATGATCCACTCGATCTTCGAGCTGGGCGACGCCGTGGTCCGCGAGGTGATGGTGCCTCGGACCGAGGTCATCTGGATCGAACGGGACAAGTCGGTGCGCCAGGCGGTGGCCCTGTGTCTGCGCACCGGTTACTCCCGGATTCCGGTGATCGGCGAGAGCGTCGACGACATCGTCGGAGTGGTCAACATCAAGGACCTCGTCCGTTCGTGGAGCGATGGTCCGCTGGGCGACGGCAGCGACACCCGTGTCGAGACGCTGATGCGCCCGGTGGTGCTGGTGCCGGACTCGAAGCGACTGGTCGAGCTGCTCCGCGAGATGCAGGTGTCGCGTAATCACCTCGCGGTCGCCGTCGACGAGTACGGCGGCACGGCGGGCCTGCTGACCATCGAGGACATCCTCGAGGAGATCGTCGGCGAGATCACCGACGAGTCCGACATCGGTGAGCGTCCGCCGGTGGAGCGCCTTGACGAGGACTCGGCCCGGGTCAGCGCCCGACTGCCGGTGACCGATCTGGCCGAGCTCTTCGACGTGGAGATCGACGACCACGACGTGGACACGGCGGGCGGACTGCTGGCTCAACGCCTGGGCCGGGTGCCGCTGCCGGGCGCCGAGACGGAGGTCAGCGGCCTGCGGATGCGCGCCGAGGGCGGCAAGGACAACCGAGGCAGAATGCGGATCAGCACGTTACTGGTCAGCAGGCTGCCCAGGACCAAGGCCGCCGATCCGGACGCGGAGCCGGAGCAGGTTCGCACTCAGGAGAGGACCACGGCCAATGGCTGA
- a CDS encoding helix-turn-helix domain-containing protein encodes MSELSSERESTDVRWRAVLGRPVPALRSLVSTYGEYRESAPHPVLRREVPTPETPLIIELGDGLLVQAAEDAAGPRRATALVAVPGRGPSLTRNEGRQHSVQIRLAPLGAYRLLGPLHESAGRLRHLDEVWGSAGRDLVDRLAAAQSPQRRFALLDRLLAEIAAEGPEPDPEVVHAFERLRRTQGRVPISELVVETGWSRGRLAQRFRSQLGQTPKAVAALLRFDRAVRLISARPPAALASIAATCGYYDQAHLNRDFVAFAGCSPTAWRDAQLPGLPGMGSMPARR; translated from the coding sequence ATGTCCGAGCTGTCGTCCGAGCGGGAATCCACCGACGTCCGCTGGCGGGCCGTGCTCGGTAGGCCCGTTCCCGCCCTGCGGTCGCTGGTGTCTACCTACGGCGAGTACCGGGAGAGCGCGCCGCATCCGGTCCTGCGCCGGGAGGTCCCCACTCCGGAGACCCCGCTGATCATCGAACTCGGCGACGGCTTGCTGGTACAGGCGGCCGAGGACGCCGCAGGTCCACGCCGGGCCACCGCGCTGGTCGCCGTCCCCGGGCGCGGCCCGTCGTTGACCAGGAACGAGGGTCGACAGCACAGCGTGCAGATCCGACTGGCGCCGTTGGGTGCCTACCGACTCCTCGGGCCCTTACACGAATCGGCAGGCAGGCTTCGACACCTCGACGAGGTCTGGGGCTCCGCAGGCCGTGATCTCGTCGACCGATTGGCTGCGGCGCAGAGCCCACAACGACGGTTCGCGCTGCTCGACCGGTTGCTTGCCGAGATCGCCGCCGAGGGACCCGAACCGGATCCCGAGGTCGTCCATGCCTTCGAGCGGCTGCGCCGGACTCAGGGCAGGGTGCCGATCAGCGAGCTGGTCGTCGAGACCGGGTGGAGCCGAGGACGCCTTGCGCAGCGCTTCCGTAGCCAACTGGGGCAGACCCCGAAGGCTGTTGCCGCGCTGCTGCGGTTCGACCGGGCGGTGCGGTTGATCAGCGCCCGGCCACCCGCCGCTCTCGCCTCGATAGCTGCCACCTGCGGGTACTACGACCAGGCGCATCTCAACCGGGACTTCGTGGCCTTCGCGGGTTGTTCGCCGACGGCCTGGCGTGATGCGCAATTGCCGGGGCTGCCGGGAATGGGGTCGATGCCTGCGCGGCGGTGA
- a CDS encoding GntR family transcriptional regulator, whose amino-acid sequence MFDDRSPIYQQIAERIKNDILSGELAEDAQVMSTNQYAAFYRINPATAAKGFHQLIEEGVLYKRRGIGMFVSQGAAKALRGQRRQRFFEEVVDAMIAEARIIGISLDEVVQRIQDQKGKE is encoded by the coding sequence TTGTTCGACGACCGGAGCCCGATCTATCAGCAGATCGCCGAGCGGATCAAGAACGACATCCTGAGCGGCGAGCTGGCCGAGGACGCGCAGGTCATGTCGACGAACCAGTACGCCGCCTTCTATCGGATCAATCCGGCTACCGCGGCCAAGGGCTTCCACCAACTGATCGAAGAAGGCGTGCTCTACAAGAGGAGGGGAATCGGCATGTTCGTCAGTCAGGGCGCTGCCAAGGCGCTGCGAGGACAGCGGCGGCAGCGGTTCTTCGAGGAGGTCGTCGACGCGATGATCGCCGAGGCGCGAATCATCGGAATCTCCCTGGACGAGGTCGTCCAGCGGATCCAGGACCAGAAGGGCAAGGAGTAA
- the era gene encoding GTPase Era: MSSSLAEHRSGFACFVGRPNAGKSTLTNALIGTKVAITSSRPQTTRHAIRGIVHRPDSQLVVVDTPGLHRPRTLLGQRLNDVVRETWAEVDVVGFCVPADQKIGPGDRFIAAELAKVARRTPVFGVVTKTDLVPAERVAQQLVALQEVMDFAELIPVSAKDGYQVTTLTDLLVGRLPVGPALYPGGELTDEPETTLVAELIREAALEGVRDELPHSIAVTVEEMVPREGRDDMLDVHAVMYVERPSQKSIVIGRSGERLKHVGSEARRQIEALLGTKIFLDLRVKVAKDWQRDPKQLRRLGF; the protein is encoded by the coding sequence ATGAGCAGCAGCCTCGCCGAGCACCGTTCCGGCTTCGCTTGTTTCGTCGGCAGGCCTAACGCGGGCAAATCCACCCTGACCAACGCGCTGATCGGGACCAAGGTGGCGATCACCTCGAGCAGGCCGCAGACCACGCGGCATGCCATTCGAGGCATCGTGCACCGACCCGATTCCCAGCTGGTCGTGGTGGACACGCCCGGTCTGCACCGGCCGCGAACGCTGCTCGGCCAGCGGCTCAACGACGTGGTGCGCGAGACCTGGGCCGAGGTCGACGTGGTGGGCTTCTGCGTACCCGCCGATCAGAAGATCGGGCCCGGTGACCGGTTCATCGCCGCCGAGCTGGCCAAGGTCGCCCGGCGTACCCCGGTGTTCGGCGTGGTCACCAAGACCGATCTGGTGCCTGCCGAACGCGTCGCCCAACAGCTGGTGGCCCTCCAGGAGGTGATGGACTTCGCCGAGCTCATCCCGGTCTCGGCCAAGGACGGCTACCAGGTCACGACGCTCACCGACCTGCTGGTCGGCAGGCTGCCGGTGGGCCCGGCGCTGTACCCGGGCGGCGAGCTGACCGACGAGCCGGAGACGACCCTGGTCGCGGAGCTGATCCGAGAGGCCGCGTTGGAGGGCGTGCGCGACGAGCTGCCGCACTCGATCGCGGTCACGGTCGAGGAGATGGTTCCGCGCGAGGGCCGGGACGACATGCTCGATGTGCACGCCGTGATGTACGTCGAGCGCCCCAGCCAGAAATCCATCGTCATCGGCCGTTCCGGCGAGCGCCTCAAGCACGTGGGATCCGAGGCCCGCAGACAGATCGAGGCCCTGCTGGGCACCAAGATCTTCCTGGACCTGCGGGTGAAGGTCGCCAAGGACTGGCAGCGCGACCCCAAGCAGCTGCGCCGGCTGGGCTTCTGA
- the recO gene encoding DNA repair protein RecO: MALYRDTGVVLRVQKLGEADRIITLLTRKHGKVRAVGKGVRRMSSRFGARLEPFGHVDVQLYTGRTLDVITQVQTVDAFGAGLVSDYPRYTAGCAVLEAADRLSAEEGEPVLRLYLLLVGALRALADGVRDPMLVMDAFLLRAMTQAGWAPALTECARCGRPGPHRAFNVAAGGSICETCRPSGSVLPAPETLRLLDALLHGDWPVAEAIEQRPRREGSGLVAAHLQWHLERSLRSLPLVDRRSGEPDDAAQASTPV; the protein is encoded by the coding sequence ATGGCTCTGTACCGCGATACCGGTGTGGTGCTGCGGGTACAGAAGCTCGGTGAGGCCGACCGGATCATCACCCTGCTGACCCGCAAGCACGGCAAGGTGCGTGCCGTCGGCAAGGGCGTGCGGCGGATGTCCTCCCGGTTCGGTGCTCGGTTGGAGCCCTTCGGCCACGTCGACGTGCAGCTCTACACCGGCCGGACCCTGGACGTGATCACCCAGGTGCAGACGGTGGACGCCTTCGGCGCAGGCCTGGTGTCGGACTATCCGCGGTACACCGCAGGGTGCGCCGTGCTGGAGGCCGCGGATCGGCTCAGCGCCGAGGAAGGCGAGCCGGTCCTTCGGCTCTATCTGCTGTTGGTGGGCGCCTTGCGTGCCTTGGCCGACGGGGTGCGGGATCCGATGCTGGTCATGGATGCCTTCCTGCTGCGGGCGATGACCCAGGCGGGCTGGGCGCCCGCGCTCACCGAGTGCGCCCGCTGCGGGCGCCCCGGGCCGCACCGGGCCTTCAACGTCGCGGCGGGCGGCTCGATATGCGAGACCTGTCGACCCTCGGGATCGGTGCTGCCTGCGCCCGAGACCCTGAGGCTGCTCGACGCGTTGCTGCACGGCGATTGGCCGGTGGCCGAGGCCATCGAGCAGCGGCCGCGCCGCGAGGGCAGCGGGCTGGTGGCCGCGCATCTCCAGTGGCATCTGGAGCGCAGTCTGCGCTCGCTGCCGCTGGTGGATCGGCGTAGCGGCGAGCCCGATGACGCGGCGCAGGCTTCGACGCCTGTCTGA
- a CDS encoding PhoH family protein translates to MATTAAGSARSADSAGPAAGNGKAITPEDAALAQQVVAKSNLTVPDAVVLNLLGSGDENLRVIEELVSADVHVRGNEITLTGKPAEVAFAERLFAELLIMVGKAQPLSADSVRRTVGMLSADAGESPAEVLSLDILSRRGRSIRPKTLNQKRYVDAIDKNTIVFGIGPAGTGKTYLAMAKAVQALQAKQVNRIILTRPAVEAGERLGYLPGTLHDKIDPYLRPLYDALHDMVDPESVPRLTQAGTIEVAPLAYMRGRTLNDAFIILDEAQNTTPEQMKMFLTRLGFGSKIVVTGDITQVDLPGSTRSGLRVVRDILDGVEDVHFSMLTSHDVVRHRLVSDIVDAYERWQVVQEHPQAPASDERSDARTGRGRRQGR, encoded by the coding sequence GTGGCAACAACCGCAGCGGGCTCAGCTCGCAGTGCCGATTCAGCAGGACCAGCGGCGGGCAACGGCAAGGCGATCACGCCCGAGGACGCCGCACTCGCCCAGCAGGTCGTCGCCAAGTCCAACCTCACCGTTCCGGATGCCGTCGTACTCAACCTCCTCGGGTCCGGGGACGAGAACCTCCGGGTGATCGAAGAGTTGGTCAGTGCCGACGTCCACGTCCGTGGCAACGAGATCACCCTCACCGGCAAGCCTGCCGAGGTCGCCTTCGCGGAGCGTCTCTTCGCGGAGTTGCTGATCATGGTCGGCAAGGCCCAACCATTGAGCGCCGACTCGGTCCGGCGCACCGTGGGGATGCTGTCGGCCGACGCGGGCGAGTCCCCCGCCGAGGTGCTCAGCCTCGACATCCTCTCCCGACGCGGCCGGTCGATCCGACCGAAGACGCTGAACCAGAAGCGTTATGTCGATGCCATCGACAAGAACACCATCGTCTTCGGTATCGGCCCGGCGGGTACCGGCAAGACCTATCTGGCGATGGCCAAGGCCGTGCAGGCCCTGCAGGCCAAGCAGGTCAACCGGATCATCCTGACCCGGCCTGCGGTGGAGGCCGGGGAGCGGCTCGGGTACCTGCCCGGCACGCTGCACGACAAGATCGACCCGTACCTGCGGCCGCTCTACGACGCGCTGCACGACATGGTCGATCCGGAGTCGGTTCCCCGGCTCACCCAGGCGGGCACCATCGAGGTCGCGCCACTGGCCTACATGCGTGGCCGAACTCTCAACGACGCGTTCATCATCCTGGACGAGGCGCAGAACACCACGCCCGAGCAGATGAAGATGTTCCTCACCCGGCTCGGCTTCGGCTCCAAGATCGTGGTGACCGGCGACATCACCCAGGTCGACCTGCCCGGAAGCACTCGAAGCGGCCTCCGGGTCGTGCGGGACATCCTGGACGGTGTCGAGGACGTGCACTTCTCTATGCTCACCAGCCACGACGTGGTCCGGCATCGACTGGTCAGCGACATCGTGGACGCCTACGAACGGTGGCAGGTGGTGCAGGAGCACCCGCAGGCCCCCGCCTCGGACGAGCGCTCCGATGCGCGAACCGGTCGTGGCCGCCGACAGGGACGGTGA
- a CDS encoding ATP-binding cassette domain-containing protein, which translates to MTLGIEVTGLRVDYGDFNALHDLSFELSGGKIHGLLGRNGSGKSTLLSVIAAFRKASGGQVRVGGQDPFENPEIVRQICFIRESGDTEGHSVKSALRFAADFRPEWDSDYASALLDRFEIPLKKSVGELSRGKKSALGVTLGLASRAPLTIFDESYLGMDAPSRYAFYEEVLNDYLEHPRTVILSTHLIEEVGSLFEEVVIIDRGSLILQEESDNLRERGATVTGPAEVVDRFTESLDVLNEQRLGGTKAVTVYGTLTSAQREQAAADRLELGPVGIQDLFVHLTGTTSKAEQGGGKR; encoded by the coding sequence ATGACGTTGGGTATCGAGGTCACCGGACTGCGCGTCGATTACGGCGACTTCAACGCGCTGCACGACCTGAGCTTCGAGTTGAGCGGCGGGAAGATCCACGGGCTGCTCGGCCGCAACGGATCGGGTAAGAGCACGCTGCTGTCGGTGATCGCGGCGTTCCGCAAGGCCTCCGGCGGGCAGGTCCGGGTCGGCGGCCAGGACCCCTTCGAGAATCCCGAGATCGTGCGGCAGATCTGCTTCATCCGGGAGAGCGGCGACACCGAGGGACACAGCGTCAAGAGCGCCCTGCGATTCGCGGCCGATTTCCGGCCGGAGTGGGATTCGGACTATGCGAGTGCGTTGCTCGACCGCTTCGAGATCCCGCTGAAGAAGTCGGTCGGCGAGCTGTCCAGGGGTAAGAAATCCGCTCTCGGCGTGACGCTGGGACTGGCCTCCCGGGCACCATTGACGATCTTCGACGAGTCCTACCTCGGGATGGACGCGCCCTCCCGGTACGCCTTCTACGAGGAGGTGCTCAACGACTACCTGGAACACCCCAGGACGGTCATCCTCTCGACGCACCTGATCGAGGAGGTCGGTTCGCTCTTCGAGGAGGTCGTCATCATCGACCGAGGCTCGCTCATCCTCCAGGAGGAAAGCGACAACCTGCGGGAACGCGGCGCCACGGTGACCGGACCCGCCGAGGTGGTGGACCGGTTCACGGAGTCGCTCGACGTGCTCAACGAGCAGCGGCTCGGGGGGACGAAGGCGGTCACGGTGTACGGCACGCTCACCTCGGCACAACGCGAGCAGGCGGCGGCAGATCGGCTCGAACTCGGCCCGGTCGGGATCCAGGATCTCTTCGTGCACCTCACCGGGACCACTTCCAAGGCCGAGCAGGGCGGAGGAAAGCGATGA
- a CDS encoding 16S rRNA (uracil(1498)-N(3))-methyltransferase — translation MGKTMTAAVPPPPLARDGLPLFLTELPEGDRVELSGPEGRHAATVTRLRVGEHLLVSDGRGGIGRAEVTSVAKDTLSARILQRAQEPEPALRMTLVQALLKGDRSELAVDQSVEVGVDALVPWRAAHSVVRWDSGPRGAKALERWRFMARAATKQARRSWLPPVSEAVNLTELVERVRAATLAVVLHESASARLSSIELPTTGELLLVVGPEGGIEPSELSRLVEAGARPALLGDTVLRASTAGVAALGVLSVAGGRW, via the coding sequence ATGGGAAAGACGATGACCGCTGCGGTGCCGCCGCCCCCGCTGGCCAGGGACGGGCTGCCGCTGTTCCTGACCGAGCTTCCCGAGGGCGACCGGGTGGAGCTCTCGGGCCCGGAGGGGCGGCACGCCGCGACGGTGACCCGACTGCGGGTCGGCGAGCACCTTTTGGTGTCGGACGGGCGGGGCGGCATCGGCCGGGCCGAGGTGACCTCGGTCGCCAAGGACACCCTGTCGGCCCGGATCCTGCAGCGGGCGCAGGAGCCGGAACCGGCGCTGCGGATGACCCTCGTCCAAGCCCTGCTCAAGGGTGACCGCAGCGAACTGGCCGTCGACCAGTCCGTGGAGGTCGGAGTCGACGCGCTGGTTCCGTGGCGGGCCGCGCACAGCGTCGTCCGATGGGACAGCGGGCCGCGTGGCGCGAAGGCCCTGGAGCGTTGGCGTTTCATGGCCCGCGCGGCGACCAAGCAGGCCCGCCGATCCTGGCTGCCGCCGGTGTCCGAGGCGGTGAACCTGACCGAACTCGTCGAGCGGGTACGGGCGGCGACGCTGGCCGTGGTGCTGCACGAGTCCGCCTCGGCGCGGCTGAGCTCGATCGAGCTGCCGACGACGGGCGAACTGCTGCTCGTGGTGGGCCCGGAGGGCGGCATCGAGCCGAGCGAACTGAGCAGGCTCGTCGAGGCGGGCGCCCGCCCTGCCCTGCTCGGTGACACGGTGCTGCGGGCCTCCACGGCGGGCGTGGCCGCGTTGGGCGTGCTCTCGGTCGCAGGCGGGCGCTGGTAG
- a CDS encoding histidine triad nucleotide-binding protein: MSDPESDCLFCKLLEGELPCSVIRETDTTFAFRDIHPQAPTHVLLVPRTHYPDAATLAAEDPALLVDLFHVAADVAEEEGVAESGYRLLFNTGADAGQTVFHAHLHLLGGQPLGPLVGNPQGGAPKA, encoded by the coding sequence ATGAGCGATCCGGAGTCCGACTGTCTTTTCTGCAAGCTGCTCGAAGGTGAACTGCCGTGCAGCGTGATCCGTGAGACAGACACCACTTTCGCGTTCCGGGATATCCATCCCCAGGCGCCCACCCACGTACTTCTCGTCCCGCGCACGCACTATCCGGACGCGGCCACTCTGGCGGCGGAGGACCCGGCCCTGCTGGTCGATCTCTTCCACGTCGCCGCCGACGTCGCCGAGGAGGAAGGCGTCGCGGAGAGCGGCTACCGGCTGCTGTTCAACACCGGTGCGGACGCGGGTCAGACCGTCTTCCACGCGCACCTGCACCTACTGGGCGGCCAGCCGCTCGGCCCGCTGGTCGGCAACCCGCAGGGCGGCGCGCCCAAGGCGTGA